One window of Biomphalaria glabrata chromosome 6, xgBioGlab47.1, whole genome shotgun sequence genomic DNA carries:
- the LOC106079684 gene encoding uncharacterized protein LOC106079684 isoform X1, whose product MVSQEDSLVKEQLPVDSLVKKLHGQDCGCTNSGNGDAGNWSAVCVCVVGKSCGCDFQDEKRDNDCCDELNWMYRIKRKEKNEETKDCYVPEAFVPDVPNTCISMSRTDEDNVGSASKPVAIDLKDLCLSVGAHEVISKLDNCSQKFSMNCTCDAPHRECGCQENYKQGMCTSAIIIDIGTDECQSAHFKSKLSRGRHLQLEETYLLNVKLLAEDDRGALDFVSSVAACEPAVSFKGFCQEGLQKQRARVTAVLRKTGLNTISLCVRRPRHRLNKSLINWRKRKWHRRKTVRMPSWGTRSLLPVTPTNRPPPKLSNLYYIISFRDEMC is encoded by the coding sequence atggtgtctcaagaagactcgttggtaaaggagcagttgcctgtagactcgttggtaaagaagttgcatggtcaagactgtggctgcacaaacagtggtaacggagacgctgggaattggagcgccgtctgtgtctgtgttgtgggcaagtcttgtggttgtgactttcaagacgagaaacgtgacaacgattgctgtgaCGAACTCAACTGGATGTACCGAATTAAAcggaaagagaaaaatgaagaAACGAAAgactgttatgtgcctgaagcgtttgttcctgatGTACCTAATACCTGTAtctcaatgagccggacagatgaagacaacgttgggtctgcgtctaAGCCTGTTGCTATAGACCTTAaggacctctgcctatctgtcgGTGCTCACGAGGTAATTTCGAAGCTCGACAACTGCAGccagaagtttagcatgaactgtacgtgcgaCGCACCACACAGGGAATGTGGATGCCAAGAAAACTACAAACAAGGTATGTGTACTTCTGCCATCATCATTGACATTGGCACAGATGAATGTCAGTCAGCCCACTTTAAATCTAagctgtcaagaggaagacatctTCAACTCGAAGAGACTTATCTCCTGAACGTGAAACTGTTAGCTGAGGATGACCGCGGCGCATTGGACTTCGTTAGCAGcgtggctgcatgtgaacctgcGGTCTCCTTCAAAGGCTTCTGTCAGGAGGGTTTGCAGAAACAGCGTGCCCGAGTAACGGCTGTGTTGAGAAAAACAGGGCTTAacactatctctttgtgtgtcagAAGGCCACGTCATCGTCTCAACAAAAGCTTgatcaactggagaaagagaaagtggcaCCGGAGGAAAACAGTGCGGATGccttcgtggggaacacgctccctgctaCCTGTGACTCCAACGAATCGACCTCCACCTAAACTGTCAAACCTCTACTACATtatttcttttcgggacgaaatgtgctaa
- the LOC106079684 gene encoding uncharacterized protein LOC106079684 isoform X2: MNAQCPSAPGSKFDLHFAIQSCDKNNNHEDFIPITKFKIEHLPKKFQKDKDFSHLINHLSKLTVKLTVTTLSPQSTIAPNSNTGNGLIFYQDLKGSGSIKNCKDTRLESGSEQQLGQIIVLTAHHLVSDQDAAEKTECAMFFDGVEVQPKILRSSNLLDSCDQRDISILAFKIYEEDTVREIENSLREYEYLSRKLHLKYLHIKESDRLCITVSHPHGCYKYLTLGHWRKHEEGYYTYTAKTCPSSSGGSIFLLGVRSHNMVHRGVSPSGENCSSKETVFVNPELSLREV; the protein is encoded by the exons ATGAATGCACAATGTCCGTCTGCACCTG GGTCTAAATTTGACCTGCACTTCGCAATACAATCGTGtgataaaaacaacaatcatGAAGATTTTATTCCTATTACAAAATTTAAGATTGAACATCTACCTAAAAAGTTTCAGAAAGACAAAGATTTTTCTCATCTTATCAATCACTTGTCCAAATTAACAGTAAAATTAACAGTGACTACTTTGAGTCCGCAATCTACAATAGCTCCCAATAGTAATACAGGAAATGGTCTTATATTTTATCAGGATCTTAAAGGCAGCGGTAGCATTAAAAACTGCAAGGATACTAGGCTAGAATCAGGATCGGAACAGCAATTAGGGCAGATAATAGTTTTGACCGCACATCACCTGGTCTCTGACCAAGATGCAGCCGAGAAAACTGAGTGCGCCATGTTTTTTGATGGGGTCGAAGTTCAACCTAAAATTCTGAGGAGTAGTAATCTCCTAGATTCATGCGACCAGCGAGACATCAGTATATTGGCATTTAAAATATACGAAGAAGATACAGTtagagaaatagaaaatagTCTACGAGAGTATGAATATTTGTCTAGGAAGTTACATCTGAAGTACTTACACATTAAGGAGTCAGATAGACTTTGTATCACTGTATCACACCCACATGGTTGTTACAAATATCTCACTCTGGGCCACTGGAGGAAACATGAAGAGGGCTATTACACTTACACAGCCAAAACGTGCCCATCGAGCAGCGGCGGATCCATATTTTTATTGGGCGTACGCTCCCACAATATGGTCCATAGGGGAGTGAGCCCAAGTGGCGAGAACTGTAGCAGTAAAGAAACTGTTTTTGTAAATCCAGAGTTGTCATTAAGAGAAGTGTAG
- the LOC106079695 gene encoding uncharacterized protein LOC106079695 isoform X1: protein MGIILPKSCFKHSFKSKDQKLEPAPTSADVLTNLIENRIDSPEFLRSEETVYSDHSDVINTSRLKSIELLRSEETLYYDATDRSHTKSIDSVLSSETSDYGTLGNEGTLKRLNKRKSGKHQMSKYSTVSSVTSDYYTLVRDKKSARRQSEQVTAVVEPKTDAKGSSDNFEEHMRKEKYEFLNCTKQPEHSSFIPIQSFSIESLPQSYQSQEIYNLVIALSTLVVRIKVSAISPNRPKHWPGIETPYSWPDDVQDKTVFGTGRVEEVTKGQESCPCETCKTSSAPSEFWWLIRVVTASHVVFDDLEAQHTSCELFYDSESSKVTSIKGLRLASSDMTKDLSKLLCVTCDVTLAEKLEKCVDTFIDAWETAFDKYFGDQEAAKENLVILIFHPHGYYKHLSVGHYIETHKELNDDKELQWSTYNTPTCTGSDGAYVLNTKLFHSFD from the exons ATGGGGATCATACTTCCTAAAAGTTGTTTTAAACATTCATTCAAAAgcaaag ATCAGAAACTTGAGCCAGCTCCTACATCTGCTGACGTGTTGACCAACCTCATTGAAAATAGAATCGATTCTCCAG AGTTCCTTAGAAGTGAAGAAACTGTGTACTCTGATCATTCTGATGTCATAAATACAAGTCGTTTGAAATCAAtag AACTCCTTAGAAGTGAGGAAACCTTGTACTATGATGCCACAGACAGAAGTCACACGAAATCAATAg ATTCTGTATTGAGTAGCGAAACATCAG attATGGAACACTTGGAAACGAAGGGACATTAAAGAGATTAAACAAGCGAAAGTCAGGAAAACATCAGATGTCGAAAT ATTCTACCGTAAGCAGTGTAACATCAG ATTATTACACCCTAGTGCGTGACAAGAAGTCAGCCAGGCGACAGTCAG aacaaGTAACAGCCGTGGTTGAGCCTAAAACAG ACGCAAAGGGAAGTAGTGATAATTTTGAGGAACACATGAGAAAAGAGAAATATGAATTTTTGAATTGTACTAAGCAACCTGAACATAGCTCTTTTATCCCGATTCAAAGTTTTTCTATAGAGAGTTTACCCCAGTCTTATCAGAGCCAAGAAATATACAATTTGGTCATCGCTTTAAGTACTTTAGTGGTCAGAATAAAAGTCTCTGCCATCAGTCCTAACAGACCAAAACATTGGCCTGGAATCGAGACACCCTACTCATGGCCAGATGACGTGCAAGATAAAACCGTGTTTGGTACAGGACGAGTTGAGGAAGTGACCAAAGGTCAAGAAAGTTGTCCGtgtgaaacttgtaaaacatcgTCCGCTCCAAGCGAATTCTGGTGGCTGATCCGAGTGGTTACAGCCAGTCACGTGGTGTTTGATGACCTTGAAGCTCAGCATACCTCGTGTGAGCTCTTCTACGACAGTGAATCAAGCAAGGTCACATCCATCAAAGGCTTACGTCTGGCCTCCAGTGACATGACCAAAGACCTGTCCAAACTGCTTTGCGTCACGTGTGACGTCACTCTGGCCGAAAAACTAGAGAAATGTGTGGACACTTTCATCGACGCTTGGGAGACTGCGTTTGATAAATACTTCGGTGACCAGGAGGCTGCCAAAGAAAATCTGgtcattttaatatttcatccACACGGCTATTACAAACATTTGTCCGTGGGTCATTACATTGAAACACATAAAGAGCTCAATGATGATAAGGAATTACAGTGGTCCACTTATAACACACCCACTTGCACCGGAAGTGACGGAGCTTATGTTTTGAACACAAAGTTGTTTCAttcatttgattaa
- the LOC106079695 gene encoding uncharacterized protein LOC106079695 isoform X2, whose product MKFLRSEETVYSDHSDVINTSRLKSIELLRSEETLYYDATDRSHTKSIDSVLSSETSDYGTLGNEGTLKRLNKRKSGKHQMSKYSTVSSVTSDYYTLVRDKKSARRQSEQVTAVVEPKTDAKGSSDNFEEHMRKEKYEFLNCTKQPEHSSFIPIQSFSIESLPQSYQSQEIYNLVIALSTLVVRIKVSAISPNRPKHWPGIETPYSWPDDVQDKTVFGTGRVEEVTKGQESCPCETCKTSSAPSEFWWLIRVVTASHVVFDDLEAQHTSCELFYDSESSKVTSIKGLRLASSDMTKDLSKLLCVTCDVTLAEKLEKCVDTFIDAWETAFDKYFGDQEAAKENLVILIFHPHGYYKHLSVGHYIETHKELNDDKELQWSTYNTPTCTGSDGAYVLNTKLFHSFD is encoded by the exons atga AGTTCCTTAGAAGTGAAGAAACTGTGTACTCTGATCATTCTGATGTCATAAATACAAGTCGTTTGAAATCAAtag AACTCCTTAGAAGTGAGGAAACCTTGTACTATGATGCCACAGACAGAAGTCACACGAAATCAATAg ATTCTGTATTGAGTAGCGAAACATCAG attATGGAACACTTGGAAACGAAGGGACATTAAAGAGATTAAACAAGCGAAAGTCAGGAAAACATCAGATGTCGAAAT ATTCTACCGTAAGCAGTGTAACATCAG ATTATTACACCCTAGTGCGTGACAAGAAGTCAGCCAGGCGACAGTCAG aacaaGTAACAGCCGTGGTTGAGCCTAAAACAG ACGCAAAGGGAAGTAGTGATAATTTTGAGGAACACATGAGAAAAGAGAAATATGAATTTTTGAATTGTACTAAGCAACCTGAACATAGCTCTTTTATCCCGATTCAAAGTTTTTCTATAGAGAGTTTACCCCAGTCTTATCAGAGCCAAGAAATATACAATTTGGTCATCGCTTTAAGTACTTTAGTGGTCAGAATAAAAGTCTCTGCCATCAGTCCTAACAGACCAAAACATTGGCCTGGAATCGAGACACCCTACTCATGGCCAGATGACGTGCAAGATAAAACCGTGTTTGGTACAGGACGAGTTGAGGAAGTGACCAAAGGTCAAGAAAGTTGTCCGtgtgaaacttgtaaaacatcgTCCGCTCCAAGCGAATTCTGGTGGCTGATCCGAGTGGTTACAGCCAGTCACGTGGTGTTTGATGACCTTGAAGCTCAGCATACCTCGTGTGAGCTCTTCTACGACAGTGAATCAAGCAAGGTCACATCCATCAAAGGCTTACGTCTGGCCTCCAGTGACATGACCAAAGACCTGTCCAAACTGCTTTGCGTCACGTGTGACGTCACTCTGGCCGAAAAACTAGAGAAATGTGTGGACACTTTCATCGACGCTTGGGAGACTGCGTTTGATAAATACTTCGGTGACCAGGAGGCTGCCAAAGAAAATCTGgtcattttaatatttcatccACACGGCTATTACAAACATTTGTCCGTGGGTCATTACATTGAAACACATAAAGAGCTCAATGATGATAAGGAATTACAGTGGTCCACTTATAACACACCCACTTGCACCGGAAGTGACGGAGCTTATGTTTTGAACACAAAGTTGTTTCAttcatttgattaa
- the LOC129926619 gene encoding uncharacterized protein LOC129926619: protein MRSLILVVVMNVAFGSVMSFTRQPRSADAKDDLARRALLGDLLGNVLGGSVGGVVNKAEALPQNLLQNPLGTVKDAVGRLPLVGGLANNLLNTVTDVSGSLPVVGGLTKSLLNNPLGTVQGVTGGLPIVGGVTSSLLGTAQGLTDQKGPVLGLLNGLLGNVL, encoded by the coding sequence ATGCGCAGCCTTATTCTTGTAGTGGTCATGAATGTTGCCTTCGGGTCAGTGATGTCCTTCACAAGGCAACCCAGATCTGCAGATGCAAAGGACGATCTTGCTAGGCGCGCTCTCCTTGGCGATTTGCTCGGAAATGTTCTCGGCGGCTCTGTAGGTGGCGTGGTCAACAAAGCCGAAGCACTTCCTCAAAATCTGCTACAAAATCCTTTGGGAACTGTGAAGGATGCCGTTGGTAGACttcccctggtagggggtctAGCCAACAATCTTCTGAACACTGTGACTGATGTATCAGGAAGTCTTCCAGTCGTTGGAGGCCTGACCAAGAGTTTGCTGAACAACCCGTTAGGTACAGTGCAGGGTGTCACTGGTGGGCTTCCAATCGTTGGTGGCGTTACTAGCAGTCTGCTAGGTACTGCTCAAGGTCTAACTGATCAAAAAGGTCCAGTTCTAGGACTTTTGAATGGCCTTCTTGGTAATGTGCTATAA